In Podospora pseudocomata strain CBS 415.72m chromosome 4, whole genome shotgun sequence, the genomic stretch AGTGTTTCGGGACGAGCAGTGCATGATTTGTTGGAGGTTGTGTAGTGCGTATGGCAACCGTGAGCCTGTGTTGTGTTTTGTAgcatggggaaggggagagagaaGCTGGGCGTTCTCTGATGGCAAATGGACCTCGATATTGGTGCTTTTATGCCATGGACGATCAATTCTATTCAGGGGTACAATGTTAACGCAACAACAGCCGCAGCAGTTCGTGCCAGCGGGAGTTTGTGGTGCATGCTGCATCTAGGCACCAAACTACACGCTTCAGTTCATGGTCTGCCGTGATCCCCCAGGTGTCTGGGTCCAAACTTCGGAGCCATTCCCTAGAGCCCTAGAGGTAGGCGCCAGCCTTTGTTCCAAGGGTGTGAAGATTCTTCTCAGACACTTGAGATGGATACGACCGGAATCACCTTCCTGGATCCAACAGTACTGTGCGTCGCACTCGGAGCACTGATATGAGTGGCAAGACATCTTTGTCTGAGATGTGAAGATCGCCGACCAATCCTTTTCATAAGGTACAAAGTGCCCACGACGATGAGGCTCTTTGATCGAACGACAGCGGCAGCACAGCTCCATCGAGTCCCGGCTATGAAGACAGCCATGACTGAGGGGCTGCCAAGTTTCCCGGGGTTGCGAAGGGCTTTCGGGAGGGTCGAAGCATGCGCACTGATTGTGCTCGAACGGCAACAGTAATTGGCCGTCCGGAAATGTGACATGGGAACAGAGTCTATTTCCAGACGCAGCCTGGTTTTGGAGAAGTAAACAGCCGCGGAGATACTGTCTCGAAACTGGGACtgaggtgttgaggtcgAAGGCCAAGTAGGTCCAACCAATGTGAACCGATACAGGACGAGGATCGATGAGTTGCATTTGGCCGTTGGTTAAAGGCCGAAAGACGAATGGAGCGTATGCAGCCGTGGTATATGTGGAGTTCGCACAGGAAGAGCAAAGGATGCCATGTAAGTGAATTGACGTCCTTCCCCTCTCAGTTGCGTGTCCAACGAGGTCTGCCCACCTGATCACTTTGTGGGCACACATTCTCACAGCACCCTGGGCCCTAATACAGATGCGACGAAACTTTGACTCCTGGCGTTGGCTTAATGAGAACAGGAACCAGGGGTGGCTTCCTTGGCAGGCGTGGCACCACAGTGTCAGGTTGCCAAAAGGTCTGCTGCCCAGCAGTCGCCATTGGACATATCCGACTAACATCGCACCGCGGCAGCTGACACACCTTCCAACGCCATTATCTTCTCGGAGAAGATCTGCCACGTCAAGGTTTTGTTGGCGTCTGTCAGATCCTTGGCAATATAGAGGAGAAGCTCCTCACGTAGTCGATATAATGGGCTCCTGATGTAGTTGATGAACTGTCGTCGATACCACGATGGATCGTACTCTGGAACAGTTGGTATCTTGGTGGGTTCCATCAGTTCACATGTCGTCGAAGTTGCCGTTTGAAATTGCAAGCTGGCGTGGTTATGGCTAGGCACAATTGCTGGTGTTACATGCAAACCAGCCATGATGTACAAGATATGAAAAGGTTGAtaaggttgttgttggctggtCAGCGGCAGGTTGTAGACCTTATAATGTGGTGGGAAAAGTGTCTGTTAGTCATCTGCGTAAAAAGGTTAACAAGTTCAGCCACGAGCCATATACTACAATGACTCACGAAACTTGGTAGATAACTGTTTCAATTCACCCTGTCCACATACTGGCCAAAAAAGCCTATTGCTGTAAGGTAGACTGGAAAGGCGCCCAAGCCCTGCGCCCACAGAAGGGCTGGAGTAGGACAACATCAATGGAACAGTGAAGAGCGATTGGAAAGAGCAACCAACTGGCCACGGAGCGACCACTTATGCTCAGTGCAACTCAAAACTTTAACTATTGCTACCTAGGGTATTCTATTTACAAAAACCTTTCTGTTAGTCATTATCATTGGCAAGAGCAGAAAGTTAAGATAGAAACATATAGGGTGAAGTAGTTTAACTAAGGttggcaatcttggtggTATATTGATTGACACTGACATAAATTGGTATCACTGATACCAATCTATGATGAGAGGACACAATTCTTTCCGTGATGCCTGTACAATCCAAAGAGCAATCCTCCCCTCAGCAAGGCAGGGGACCTTTTGATCAGACTGACATAAGGTACAAAATGGCAGAAGCCGGTTTCGACGTCAATCAAAGAGGGAGTCTTTCCTTGGAGCTTTAGTTAACattcatcttcatcttggtgTCCGCCGTTGTTATCCTTGGCAGCGGTGAACAGGAAGGTCCCAGCAAATACACCTATCAATACGGCAAGGAAGTATCCGACGTTCATCGTCATCACAGCCAACATTCTGGAAAGAATATACACAGGTCAGCCCCAAACTCAAGGATGGGCCAGTAGATATATGAGCACTTACACGAGATATGCATGACCTGCTATGGCCATATCGAAGCCTGCCCTCGCGAGTCTCAGTGGGAGTGGTGTGTTGAGCCAATAGCTTCGCAAACCCATTAGGATTATCCGGGCACCGCTGACAGGTTTGACAGGCTGTGCAAGTGTTGGTTTTGCATTGCTGGAGCCGGAGCCATGTATGTGCTCGTCAgtctcctcgtcgccgccaaCTTTGTGTCGGTGGTATGCTGGGTACGACGacttcctcccccagcttGCGCGCTCAAGAGTGTGCCGGATAGCCATCAACACATGTGTCCACGCAGCAAGAACCACGAGAAAGATGCACGTTGCCGCGTAGTCGCCTGTGTTTTGAGGTTGCCACGAGGCCCAAAACAGTGGCGTTGATGTCGACAGAACGAACGTCATAGGCATCGTTGACACGGGACCCTCGTGATGCATCTTTTTCGAGCTTGTGCTGGATAGAGTTGATCAAGATCGTAGCAGGTATTTCGATCGGGACGTGAAGGCGTGGAGGAGTCCCGTTGGGGCGCCTGGGCGCATCCCATATCATAATCAGTCTGGGACAGACGGGATGACTTGTTATCTGTTGAGACTTGAAACTCCCCGGTTGGCAGTCGGTCCCTGTCGAGAGGGTATCCGACTGCTTACGACCCACGCATCTTCGTTTACCTCTTCGTTGAGCAAGTTGTTTCCAGAGTCCACTTTCAGGCCAGTGTCATTCGGGACGGAGTCTTAGGAAGGGGTGGCATAGTCAGCTCCTCTGCGTAGTATGTGCCTTCATCGGAAAGCTGTGTACCTTGCTGGCTGGCAAAGGCCTCGGTTAGAGCGCAATTGAGCACTTTATTATGCAGGGGTTTGCCCGATGGTCCCCCAATCCCCTTTCTCGTGGTGCAGGCAGGCTCCGAGTACAATTTCTAAGGAGTTATAAGCCACTGTTAGCCACAGAATGTTCGAAGATACACCGAAGACTGCTGGCCGAGTCTTTGAGACAGTTCGTGACAGCTTGATAGGTGTCAGCCAACAAGACGAGACCATATTCAGATCCAGCCATGTCTGGCACCAGCTTATTTCACTCAATCGACGTCCGCACGTCATCTGCCTTGAGTCCCTTGTTGAACAACTGTAGCAGACTGAATTAATGATAAGCCCTCgattcatcttcatcatttCACGTGGCAGCCGAGAAGCCAGCCCTCTCAAGCTGCACAGTACAGGCCCAGACGTATTGTTAGCAAGGCGAGCAGGCGGCTCACGTCCGTATCATTCAACCGAAG encodes the following:
- a CDS encoding hypothetical protein (EggNog:ENOG503P42Z; COG:S), translated to MHHEGPVSTMPMTFVLSTSTPLFWASWQPQNTGDYAATCIFLVVLAAWTHVLMAIRHTLERASWGRKSSYPAYHRHKVGGDEETDEHIHGSGSSNAKPTLAQPVKPVSGARIILMGLRSYWLNTPLPLRLARAGFDMAIAGHAYLVMLAVMTMNVGYFLAVLIGVFAGTFLFTAAKDNNGGHQDEDEC
- a CDS encoding hypothetical protein (EggNog:ENOG503PZQY) is translated as MSNGDCWAADLTLWCHACQGSHPWFLFSLSQRQESKFRRICIRAQGAVRMCAHKVIRWADLVGHATERGRTSIHLHGILCSSCANSTYTTAAYAPFVFRPLTNGQMQLIDPRPVSVHIGWTYLAFDLNTSVPVSRQYLRGCLLLQNQAASGNRLCSHVTFPDGQLLLPFEHNQCACFDPPESPSQPRETWQPLSHGCLHSRDSMELCCRCRSIKEPHRRGHFVPYEKDWSAIFTSQTKMSCHSYQCSECDAQYCWIQEGDSGRIHLKCLRRIFTPLEQRLAPTSRALGNGSEVWTQTPGGSRQTMN